In one window of Azotobacter salinestris DNA:
- a CDS encoding multidrug effflux MFS transporter — MTLPLLLMLGALTAFGPLAIDFYLPSFPALAVAFGTDVEQVQLSLAAYFIGMTIGQLAYGPLADRLGRRLPLLFGVALFSLASLACALAGSLEQLIVARFAQALGGSAGIVVARAVVRDLCDPLTTAKVFSRLMLVMGLAPILAPLAGGLLLQAFGWQSIFLCLTLFGALTGVAVALQLPETLAADAPRPSFAEGFRHYFRLLRDREFLTFSLAGGVAMAGMFAYIAGSPFLFIELYGVPEEHYGWLFGSNAAGFILVSQLNARALRWRGPGFWLRRMVWLHVLSALILLLVALARPATLWPLLPPLFVCIASLGAIMPNAAACALATQGSQAGSASALLGSLQFCVAALASALVGALHDGSALPMAQVIVLCALAAAGLAWYSGQLDTRRS, encoded by the coding sequence TTGACTCTGCCCCTGCTGCTGATGCTCGGTGCCCTCACGGCCTTCGGTCCGCTGGCCATCGATTTCTACCTGCCCAGTTTTCCGGCCCTGGCCGTCGCCTTCGGCACCGACGTGGAGCAGGTGCAGCTGTCCCTGGCGGCCTACTTCATTGGTATGACCATTGGTCAGTTGGCCTATGGTCCGCTGGCCGACCGTCTCGGCCGGCGCCTGCCGCTGCTCTTCGGCGTCGCGCTGTTCAGTCTGGCATCGCTGGCCTGTGCCCTGGCCGGCAGCCTCGAGCAACTGATCGTGGCGCGCTTCGCCCAGGCGCTCGGCGGTTCTGCCGGCATAGTGGTGGCTCGGGCCGTAGTGCGCGATCTGTGCGATCCGCTGACCACGGCGAAGGTGTTCTCCCGCCTGATGCTGGTAATGGGGCTGGCGCCGATCCTCGCTCCCCTGGCCGGCGGCCTGCTGCTGCAGGCCTTCGGCTGGCAGTCGATCTTCCTCTGCCTGACCCTGTTCGGCGCGCTGACCGGCGTGGCGGTAGCCCTGCAGTTGCCGGAAACCCTGGCCGCCGACGCGCCGCGCCCCTCCTTCGCCGAGGGCTTCCGGCACTACTTCAGGCTGCTGCGCGACCGGGAATTCCTGACCTTCAGCCTGGCCGGCGGAGTGGCCATGGCCGGGATGTTCGCCTACATCGCCGGCTCGCCATTCCTCTTCATCGAGCTCTACGGGGTGCCGGAAGAGCACTACGGCTGGCTGTTCGGCAGCAATGCGGCAGGCTTCATCCTGGTCTCCCAGCTCAACGCCCGGGCGCTGCGCTGGCGCGGTCCGGGCTTCTGGCTGCGCCGGATGGTCTGGCTGCATGTCCTGAGTGCGCTGATCCTGCTGCTGGTGGCGCTGGCCCGGCCGGCGACCCTGTGGCCGCTGCTGCCGCCGCTGTTCGTCTGCATCGCCAGCCTCGGGGCGATCATGCCCAATGCCGCGGCCTGTGCCCTGGCGACGCAGGGCAGTCAGGCGGGCAGTGCCTCGGCACTGCTGGGCAGCCTGCAGTTCTGCGTGGCGGCGCTGGCCTCGGCCCTGGTCGGCGCGCTGCACGACGGCAGCGCCCTGCCCATGGCCCAGGTCATCGTCCTGTGCGCGCTGGCCGCGGCGGGACTCGCCTGGTACAGCGGTCAGCTGGATACCCGGCGGAGTTGA
- a CDS encoding phytanoyl-CoA dioxygenase family protein: MSHDAISPELTARHLQALHEEGFALLPGVLDAGQIATLRAAIDRLEPEHWDYTGLVDHYKCVFNRSPLWLPYLDLPEVIELAEAALGADCHLIGQTAWRCHPGFIGADLHLDYLVMELPPALLADPAFHLPMQICTAHLYLDEIDEDLCPTLVIPGSHRAGRPPRPDESQWQGRVPEPVLCRAGDVLFFRSELWHAGSRNRTAERTRYLLQVHYGRRMVAQKFSPYLHWRFNPAVLAACTARQRRLLGDHEPAEYD; the protein is encoded by the coding sequence ATGTCCCACGACGCCATTTCCCCGGAACTGACCGCCCGGCACCTGCAGGCGCTGCACGAGGAGGGCTTCGCGCTGCTGCCCGGCGTGCTGGATGCCGGGCAGATCGCCACGCTGCGTGCGGCCATCGACCGCCTGGAGCCCGAGCACTGGGACTACACCGGGCTGGTCGACCACTACAAGTGTGTGTTCAACCGCTCGCCCCTGTGGCTGCCCTACCTCGACCTGCCGGAGGTGATCGAACTGGCCGAGGCCGCGCTCGGCGCCGACTGCCACCTGATCGGCCAGACCGCCTGGCGCTGCCATCCCGGCTTCATCGGCGCCGACCTGCACCTCGACTACCTGGTCATGGAGCTGCCGCCGGCCCTGCTCGCCGATCCGGCCTTCCACCTGCCCATGCAGATCTGCACGGCGCATCTCTACCTCGACGAGATCGACGAGGACCTCTGTCCGACCCTGGTCATTCCCGGCAGCCACCGCGCCGGCCGCCCGCCCCGCCCGGACGAAAGCCAGTGGCAGGGCCGGGTGCCCGAGCCGGTGCTGTGCCGGGCCGGCGACGTGCTGTTCTTTCGCAGCGAGCTCTGGCATGCCGGCAGCCGCAACCGCACGGCCGAGCGGACGCGCTACCTGCTACAGGTGCACTACGGCAGGCGGATGGTGGCGCAGAAGTTCTCGCCCTATCTGCACTGGCGCTTCAACCCGGCAGTGCTGGCCGCCTGCACGGCGCGCCAGCGGCGCCTGCTGGGCGACCACGAACCGGCGGAATACGACTGA
- the cueR gene encoding Cu(I)-responsive transcriptional regulator has protein sequence MNIGQAAKRSGLSAKMIRHYEAIGLIAPAGRGDNGYRRYSEADLQRLVFIRRSRDLGFSLVEVGRLLGLWENRQRTSAEVKALACAHIETLERKIDELASLRDTLQELVEHCRGDERPDCPILRELESGGCCKGQSLS, from the coding sequence ATGAACATCGGCCAAGCAGCGAAGCGCAGCGGCCTGTCCGCCAAGATGATCCGCCATTACGAGGCCATCGGCCTGATCGCTCCGGCCGGACGCGGCGACAACGGTTATCGCCGCTACAGCGAGGCCGATCTGCAGCGTCTCGTCTTCATCAGGCGCTCGCGGGATCTGGGCTTCTCGCTGGTCGAGGTCGGCCGGCTGCTCGGCCTCTGGGAGAACCGGCAGCGCACCAGCGCCGAGGTGAAGGCCCTGGCTTGTGCGCACATCGAGACGCTGGAACGGAAGATCGACGAACTCGCCAGCCTGCGCGACACGCTTCAGGAACTGGTGGAGCACTGCCGGGGCGACGAGCGCCCGGACTGCCCGATCCTCAGGGAGCTGGAATCGGGCGGCTGCTGCAAGGGCCAGAGCCTGTCCTGA
- a CDS encoding DUF4892 domain-containing protein: MRLTTFCCLALVGSSLLAADLPDSHDLEVLPHSANAEIVEAFQGDAERRYPLGGIRRISGRLRYEREVLAEGRLSATTYRLPVGHLAAEAFAQARESLLGQGAELLYWCDGRDCGSSSLWANTVFGNARLYGPDERQAYALLRLAAPNRDSLLALYAITRGNRRDYLHVERLDAAAALGELLPTPATLLRQLRTDGQLLLPALSGEPDEAWVDVLARSLMLDSTLRVALAGTQASAWRAALIERGVRAARLELDEASVDGLRLSRLQ, encoded by the coding sequence ATGCGCTTGACCACCTTCTGCTGCCTGGCCCTGGTCGGCAGCTCCCTGCTAGCTGCCGACCTGCCGGACAGTCACGACCTCGAGGTACTGCCACACTCTGCCAACGCCGAGATCGTCGAGGCTTTCCAGGGCGATGCGGAGCGCCGCTATCCCCTGGGCGGCATCCGGCGAATCAGCGGACGCCTGCGCTACGAGCGCGAAGTCCTGGCCGAGGGCCGGCTGTCGGCGACGACCTACCGGCTGCCGGTCGGGCACCTTGCCGCGGAGGCCTTCGCCCAGGCTCGCGAGTCCCTGCTCGGGCAGGGGGCCGAGCTGCTCTACTGGTGCGACGGGCGCGACTGCGGCTCCAGCAGCCTGTGGGCCAATACGGTATTCGGCAACGCCCGCCTGTACGGCCCGGACGAGCGCCAGGCCTATGCGCTGCTGCGCCTGGCCGCCCCAAACCGGGACAGCCTGCTGGCGCTGTACGCCATCACCCGCGGCAACCGTCGGGACTACCTGCACGTCGAGCGGCTCGATGCCGCCGCCGCGCTCGGCGAGCTGCTGCCGACCCCGGCCACCCTGCTGCGCCAACTGCGCACCGACGGCCAGCTGCTGCTGCCGGCGCTGAGCGGCGAGCCGGACGAGGCCTGGGTCGACGTGCTGGCCCGCAGCCTGATGCTCGACAGCACCCTGCGGGTCGCCCTGGCCGGGACACAGGCGTCCGCCTGGCGCGCCGCGCTGATCGAGCGGGGCGTGCGGGCCGCGCGTCTGGAGCTGGACGAGGCCTCCGTCGACGGGCTGCGCCTGAGTCGCCTGCAGTGA
- the mnmH gene encoding tRNA 2-selenouridine(34) synthase MnmH: MRTDTADYRQLFLDGVPMMDTRAPVEFACGAFPNVLNLPLMTDSERQKVGTCYKQHGQQAAIELGHRLVSGKTRAERIQAWADFARAHPAGYLYCFRGGLRSQIVQQWLRDEAGIDYPRVIGGYKAMRNFLLDTTRQATEQCAFILVGGLTGTGKTEVIAALGNSLDLEGHANHRGSSFGKRATPQPAQIDFENRLAIDILRKRAAGIGRFVLEDESRLVGSCSLPLELHQGMQRYPLVWLEDSFEGRVERILRDYVIDLCAEFVAVEGPEAGFAAFAARLTQSLANIVKRLGGERYQRLSAIMAEALAEQQAGRGVARHRDWIVGLLREYYDPMYAYQRESKAERIVFSGDQRAVLAYLHECAAGAVDG; encoded by the coding sequence ATGCGCACCGATACCGCCGATTACCGTCAGCTGTTCCTCGATGGCGTCCCCATGATGGACACCCGCGCCCCGGTGGAATTCGCCTGCGGCGCCTTTCCCAACGTGCTCAACCTGCCGCTGATGACCGACAGCGAGCGGCAGAAGGTCGGCACCTGCTACAAGCAGCACGGCCAGCAGGCGGCCATCGAGCTCGGCCACCGGCTGGTATCCGGCAAGACCAGGGCCGAGCGCATCCAGGCCTGGGCGGACTTCGCCCGCGCCCATCCCGCAGGTTACCTGTACTGCTTCCGCGGCGGCCTGCGCTCGCAGATCGTCCAGCAGTGGCTCAGGGACGAGGCCGGCATCGATTACCCGCGGGTGATCGGCGGCTACAAGGCGATGCGCAACTTCCTCCTCGACACCACCCGCCAGGCCACCGAGCAGTGCGCGTTCATCCTGGTCGGCGGCCTCACCGGCACCGGCAAGACCGAGGTGATCGCCGCCCTGGGCAACAGCCTGGACCTCGAGGGCCACGCCAATCACCGCGGCTCCAGCTTCGGCAAGCGGGCCACGCCGCAGCCGGCGCAGATCGACTTCGAGAACCGCCTGGCCATCGACATCCTGAGAAAGCGCGCGGCCGGCATCGGTCGCTTCGTGCTGGAGGACGAGAGCCGCCTGGTCGGCAGCTGCTCGCTGCCGCTGGAGCTCCACCAGGGCATGCAGCGCTACCCGCTGGTTTGGCTGGAGGACAGCTTCGAGGGACGCGTCGAGCGCATCCTGCGCGACTACGTGATCGACCTCTGCGCCGAGTTCGTCGCCGTCGAAGGACCGGAAGCCGGTTTCGCCGCCTTCGCCGCACGCCTCACCCAGAGCCTGGCGAACATCGTCAAAAGGCTCGGTGGCGAGCGCTACCAGCGGCTCTCCGCGATCATGGCGGAAGCGCTCGCCGAGCAGCAGGCCGGGCGCGGCGTGGCGCGGCACCGCGACTGGATCGTCGGGCTGCTGCGCGAGTACTACGACCCCATGTACGCCTACCAGCGCGAGAGCAAGGCCGAGCGCATCGTCTTTTCCGGCGACCAGAGGGCCGTGCTGGCCTATCTGCACGAATGTGCGGCCGGGGCCGTCGACGGCTGA
- the bfr gene encoding bacterioferritin yields MQGQAQVVDYLKELLRGELAARDQYMLHSRMYADWGLSKLHERLDHEMHEEAQHADALLQRILFLQGTPDMSPEPINPGQTVPEMLRNDLALEYHVRDALAKGIALCEQLGDYVTRNILQAQLNDTEEDHAYWLEQQLGLIDRIGLQNYLQSQM; encoded by the coding sequence ATGCAGGGGCAGGCGCAAGTCGTCGACTATTTGAAGGAACTGCTGCGCGGCGAACTGGCTGCGCGCGACCAGTACATGCTGCACTCGCGGATGTACGCCGACTGGGGGCTGAGCAAGCTCCACGAGCGTCTGGACCACGAGATGCACGAAGAGGCCCAGCATGCCGATGCGCTGCTGCAGCGCATCCTGTTCCTGCAGGGCACGCCGGACATGAGCCCCGAACCGATCAATCCGGGGCAGACCGTGCCGGAAATGCTGCGCAACGACCTGGCGCTCGAATACCACGTGCGCGATGCGCTGGCCAAGGGCATCGCGCTCTGCGAGCAGCTCGGCGACTACGTCACCCGCAACATTCTCCAGGCGCAGCTCAACGATACCGAGGAAGACCATGCCTACTGGCTGGAGCAGCAGCTCGGCCTGATCGACCGCATCGGCCTGCAGAACTACCTGCAGTCGCAGATGTGA
- a CDS encoding cytochrome b/b6 domain-containing protein — protein sequence MSAETLRLWDPLVRLFHWSLAGVFVANYFFTEEGEFWHVWLGYYALAWIPVRVLWGFVGSPAARWADFWPTRARLAGHLQALRSGRPYHRLGHAPLGALVMILMMACIFGLGVSGFLMQEVDYFWGSDAVEAVHESLANGLLVLVCLHVAAALLESVRLHENLPLSMITGRRRKL from the coding sequence GTGAGCGCCGAAACCCTGCGCCTCTGGGATCCGCTGGTGCGCCTGTTCCACTGGTCGCTGGCCGGCGTGTTCGTCGCCAACTACTTCTTCACCGAAGAGGGCGAGTTCTGGCACGTCTGGCTGGGCTACTACGCGCTGGCCTGGATTCCCGTCCGGGTGCTGTGGGGCTTCGTCGGCTCGCCGGCGGCGCGCTGGGCGGACTTCTGGCCGACCCGAGCGCGCCTGGCCGGGCACCTGCAGGCCTTGAGGAGCGGGCGCCCGTACCACCGGCTCGGCCATGCGCCGCTGGGCGCGCTGGTGATGATCCTGATGATGGCCTGCATCTTCGGCCTCGGCGTGAGCGGCTTCCTGATGCAGGAAGTCGACTACTTCTGGGGCTCGGATGCGGTCGAGGCGGTGCACGAATCGCTGGCCAACGGCCTGCTCGTGCTGGTCTGCCTGCACGTGGCGGCGGCCCTGCTGGAAAGCGTCCGCCTGCACGAGAACCTGCCCCTGTCGATGATCACCGGCCGACGGCGCAAGCTGTAG
- a CDS encoding heavy-metal-associated domain-containing protein, giving the protein MQKFQVKGMSCGHCVRAVTQAVQALDAAAEVQVDLPCGEVKVVSQLPAEQVMAAIREEGYEVAPA; this is encoded by the coding sequence ATGCAGAAGTTTCAAGTGAAGGGCATGAGCTGCGGCCACTGCGTGCGCGCCGTCACCCAGGCGGTGCAGGCGCTGGACGCCGCGGCCGAGGTGCAGGTGGATCTGCCCTGCGGCGAGGTGAAGGTGGTCAGCCAGTTGCCTGCCGAGCAGGTGATGGCGGCGATCCGCGAGGAGGGCTACGAGGTGGCGCCGGCCTGA
- a CDS encoding PepSY domain-containing protein, protein MRKIVLLSLALASPLAFAGPQCTEADKAQWQDQEKFQEQLKAQGYEISKFKVTDGNCYEIYGHDKDKRKVEIYFDPVSGRAVKEEIED, encoded by the coding sequence ATGCGCAAAATCGTTCTGCTGAGCCTTGCCCTGGCCAGTCCGCTGGCTTTCGCCGGCCCCCAGTGCACCGAGGCCGACAAGGCCCAGTGGCAGGATCAGGAGAAATTTCAGGAGCAGCTCAAGGCCCAGGGCTACGAGATCAGCAAGTTCAAGGTCACCGACGGCAACTGCTACGAGATCTATGGTCACGACAAGGACAAGCGCAAGGTCGAGATCTACTTCGATCCGGTGAGCGGCAGGGCGGTCAAGGAAGAGATCGAGGACTGA
- a CDS encoding AI-2E family transporter, producing MSSNDRLLVLLLLLALLGASLWVLLPFASALFWAAVLAFASWPLMRLLTARLNGRAAVAAGLLTAGWMILVAVPLLLFGFNLADYIRELTVLINTFRLEGLPPPPQWLVDLPLAGDELADMWRALDQQRMAMFTTLKPYLGQVGNWLLARSARIAGGMLELVLSLVLVFFFYRDGPRLERFVQSLLERLIGERAEHYLELVAATVQRVVNGVIGTAAAQGCLALIGLWIAGVPGALLLGILTFALSLIPMGPPLVWIPATAWLFWQGDYGYGIFLGIWGTFVISGVDNVLKPYLISRGGDLPLVVVLLGVFGGIYAFGFMGLFLGPTLLAVAYSLLSDWVSGPKPVKELPASPAPQREAREERTS from the coding sequence ATGTCCAGTAACGATCGTCTGCTGGTCCTGCTGCTGCTGCTGGCACTGCTCGGCGCCAGCCTGTGGGTGCTGTTGCCGTTCGCCTCGGCGCTCTTCTGGGCCGCCGTGCTGGCGTTCGCCAGCTGGCCCTTGATGCGCCTGCTGACCGCCCGGCTGAACGGCCGGGCCGCCGTGGCCGCAGGCCTGCTGACTGCCGGCTGGATGATCCTGGTGGCCGTGCCGCTGCTGCTGTTCGGCTTCAACCTGGCCGACTACATCCGCGAGCTCACCGTGCTGATCAACACGTTTCGCCTCGAGGGCTTGCCGCCTCCACCGCAGTGGCTGGTCGATCTGCCGCTGGCCGGCGACGAGCTGGCCGACATGTGGCGTGCCCTCGACCAGCAGCGGATGGCCATGTTCACCACCCTCAAGCCCTACCTGGGGCAGGTCGGCAACTGGCTGCTGGCACGCAGTGCGAGGATCGCCGGCGGCATGCTGGAGCTGGTGCTGAGCCTGGTGCTGGTGTTCTTCTTCTATCGCGACGGGCCGCGCCTCGAGCGCTTCGTGCAGAGCCTGCTGGAGCGGCTGATCGGCGAGCGCGCCGAACATTATCTGGAACTGGTCGCCGCCACCGTGCAGCGGGTGGTCAACGGCGTGATCGGCACCGCCGCGGCCCAGGGCTGCCTGGCGCTGATCGGCCTCTGGATCGCCGGCGTGCCGGGGGCGCTGCTGCTCGGCATTCTCACCTTCGCCCTCAGCCTGATTCCCATGGGCCCGCCGCTGGTCTGGATACCGGCCACCGCCTGGCTGTTCTGGCAGGGCGACTACGGCTACGGGATCTTCCTCGGCATCTGGGGCACCTTCGTGATCAGCGGCGTGGACAACGTGCTCAAGCCCTACCTGATCAGCCGCGGCGGCGACCTGCCGCTGGTGGTGGTGCTGCTCGGCGTGTTCGGCGGGATCTATGCCTTCGGCTTCATGGGCCTGTTCCTCGGCCCGACGCTGCTGGCAGTGGCCTACAGCCTGCTCAGCGACTGGGTGAGCGGACCCAAGCCCGTGAAGGAGCTGCCGGCGAGCCCGGCGCCGCAGCGGGAGGCCAGGGAGGAGCGGACCTCCTAG
- the selD gene encoding selenide, water dikinase SelD, protein MSEPIRLTQYSHGAGCGCKIAPKVLEVILAGSGAQNLDPRLWVGNASRDDAAVYAIDDDRGVVSTTDFFMPIVDDPFDFGRIAATNAISDIYAMGGDPLLAIAILGWPINTLPPEVAREVIAGGRAVCDAAGIPLAGGHSIDTPEPIFGLAVTGMVEKRFLKRNDTATAGCRLYLTKPLGIGILTTAEKKSKLRARDVGLARDWMCTLNKAGSRFGKLAGVRAMTDVTGFGLLGHLVEMADGSGLSARIDFAAVPRLSDLEYYLEQGCAPGGTLRNFDSFGARIAPLPELCKLILCDPQTSGGLLVAVSPEGEAEFLATAAELGLTLEPIGELVERQSLAVEVLF, encoded by the coding sequence GTGAGCGAGCCCATTCGTCTGACCCAGTACAGCCATGGCGCCGGCTGTGGCTGCAAGATTGCCCCCAAGGTGCTGGAAGTGATCCTCGCCGGCAGCGGCGCACAGAACCTCGACCCCAGGCTCTGGGTCGGCAACGCCTCGCGCGACGACGCCGCCGTGTACGCCATCGACGACGACCGTGGCGTGGTGTCCACCACCGACTTCTTCATGCCGATCGTCGACGATCCCTTCGACTTCGGCCGCATCGCCGCGACCAACGCGATCAGCGACATCTATGCCATGGGCGGCGATCCGCTGCTGGCCATCGCCATCCTCGGCTGGCCGATCAACACGCTGCCGCCGGAGGTGGCCCGCGAGGTGATCGCCGGCGGCCGCGCGGTCTGCGATGCCGCGGGCATCCCGCTGGCCGGCGGGCACTCCATCGACACCCCGGAGCCGATCTTCGGCCTGGCGGTGACCGGCATGGTGGAAAAGCGCTTCCTCAAGCGCAACGACACCGCCACCGCCGGCTGCCGCCTGTACCTGACCAAGCCGCTGGGCATCGGTATCCTCACCACCGCCGAGAAGAAGAGCAAGCTGCGTGCCCGGGACGTGGGCCTGGCGCGTGACTGGATGTGCACCCTGAACAAGGCCGGCAGCCGCTTCGGCAAGCTGGCGGGGGTCAGGGCGATGACCGACGTCACCGGCTTCGGCCTGCTCGGTCACCTGGTCGAGATGGCCGACGGCAGTGGGTTGTCGGCGCGCATCGACTTTGCCGCGGTGCCGCGCCTCTCCGACCTGGAGTACTACCTGGAGCAGGGCTGCGCCCCCGGCGGCACCCTGCGCAACTTCGACAGCTTCGGCGCGCGCATCGCACCCTTGCCCGAGCTCTGCAAGCTGATCCTCTGCGATCCGCAGACCAGCGGCGGCCTGCTGGTCGCGGTGAGCCCCGAGGGCGAGGCGGAATTCCTCGCCACCGCCGCCGAGTTGGGGCTGACGCTGGAGCCGATCGGCGAACTGGTCGAGCGACAGAGTCTGGCGGTCGAGGTGCTCTTCTGA
- a CDS encoding patatin-like phospholipase family protein, translating into MGKRVALVLGAGGARGYAHIGVIEELETRGYEIGCIAGCSMGAVIGGIHAAGKLAEYRQWIESLDYLGLLRLLDVTFSMGVIRGDKVFARIREIVGEVNIEDLPIPFTAVATDLTTHQEVWFQEGCLHQAMRASAAIPSLFTPVTKGQHMLVDGGLLNPLPIVPVVSSHCDLIVAVNLGAPNHKQYRLPASERPMALKGRVDAVLDSLGSRLPFRRREEDGAPLPVPILRDEPGEQPVAEEESPPKSASGSKVVDSLAPATLLDLVNQSFEVMQNALTQYKIAGYPPDILVNVPKQACRFFEFHRAPEMIRLGREIARDSLDAYEREH; encoded by the coding sequence ATGGGCAAACGGGTGGCTTTGGTACTGGGTGCGGGCGGCGCACGGGGCTATGCCCACATCGGGGTGATCGAGGAACTGGAAACCCGCGGCTACGAGATCGGCTGCATCGCCGGCTGCTCCATGGGCGCGGTGATCGGCGGCATCCACGCCGCCGGCAAGCTGGCCGAGTATCGCCAATGGATCGAGAGCCTGGACTACCTCGGCCTGCTGCGCCTGCTCGACGTCACCTTCAGCATGGGGGTGATCCGCGGCGACAAGGTCTTCGCGCGCATCCGCGAGATCGTCGGCGAGGTGAACATCGAGGACCTGCCGATCCCCTTCACCGCGGTGGCCACCGACCTCACCACCCACCAGGAGGTGTGGTTCCAGGAAGGCTGCCTGCACCAGGCGATGCGTGCCTCGGCGGCGATCCCCAGCCTGTTCACCCCGGTGACCAAGGGCCAGCACATGCTGGTCGACGGCGGTCTGCTCAATCCGCTGCCGATCGTCCCGGTGGTGTCCAGCCACTGCGACCTGATCGTCGCGGTCAACCTCGGCGCCCCCAACCACAAGCAGTACCGGCTGCCGGCGAGCGAGCGGCCGATGGCGCTCAAGGGACGGGTCGACGCCGTGCTCGACTCGCTCGGCTCGCGCCTGCCGTTTCGTCGGCGCGAGGAAGACGGCGCGCCGCTGCCGGTACCCATCCTGCGCGACGAACCGGGCGAGCAGCCGGTCGCGGAAGAGGAAAGCCCGCCGAAGTCGGCCAGCGGCTCCAAGGTGGTCGACTCCCTCGCCCCGGCGACGCTGCTCGATCTGGTCAACCAGAGCTTCGAGGTCATGCAGAACGCGCTGACCCAGTACAAGATCGCCGGCTATCCGCCGGACATCCTGGTCAACGTGCCCAAGCAGGCCTGCCGCTTCTTCGAGTTCCACAGGGCTCCGGAGATGATCCGGCTCGGCCGGGAGATCGCCCGCGACAGCCTGGACGCCTACGAGCGCGAGCACTAG
- a CDS encoding TetR family transcriptional regulator gives MRRTKADAEKTRENILATAEQLFLRNGVAHTSLEQVARASGVTRGAVYWHFQNKSHLLNEILDQIRPRPEQIAERLSTPTETYPLQNLRDLLVEILADLAVNEQERNILTILLMRCEFTDELSDAQERHTAFINHFIALSEAQFERERERLRPGISPRLAARLLHATLVGMLSDRLRDPKLFDAQTEAPAMIDALFSGLLRDWQIVEQRASA, from the coding sequence ATGCGCCGAACCAAGGCTGATGCCGAAAAGACTCGCGAAAACATCCTCGCCACCGCCGAGCAGTTGTTTCTGCGCAACGGCGTGGCCCATACCAGTCTGGAGCAGGTCGCCCGTGCCAGCGGCGTAACCCGTGGCGCGGTCTACTGGCATTTCCAGAACAAGAGCCATCTGCTCAACGAGATACTCGATCAGATCCGCCCGCGGCCGGAGCAAATCGCCGAGCGGCTGAGCACCCCGACGGAGACCTACCCCCTGCAGAACCTGCGCGATCTCCTCGTGGAGATCCTGGCCGACCTGGCCGTCAACGAGCAGGAGCGCAACATCCTGACGATCCTGCTGATGCGTTGCGAATTCACCGACGAATTGAGCGATGCACAGGAGCGCCATACCGCGTTCATCAACCACTTCATCGCCCTCAGCGAGGCGCAGTTCGAGCGCGAGCGGGAGCGCCTGCGCCCCGGCATCAGCCCGCGCCTGGCGGCACGCCTGCTGCACGCCACCCTGGTCGGCATGCTCAGCGACCGCTTGCGCGATCCCAAGCTGTTCGATGCCCAGACCGAGGCGCCGGCGATGATCGACGCGCTGTTCAGCGGCCTGCTCCGCGACTGGCAGATCGTCGAGCAGCGCGCGTCCGCCTGA
- a CDS encoding alpha/beta fold hydrolase, which produces MSLHCEEVRLNLPHIELAAHLYGPEDGLPVLALHGWLDNAMSFSRLAPHLAGLRIVALDFAGHGHSAHRPAGLGYSHWEHACDVLQVAEQFGWQRFSLLGHSMGAIVAVLLAGALPERIERLALIDGGMPITREAAQAPLQLGDALRGHLALAGKRKPVYESIERAVQARLHGMAALSREAAERLAERGLMPVPGGYTWRADSRLRLPHALRLDPAQAEAFFRAVRCPVSLVLAREGLLAGRPALAALLKQLSFEVHELPGGHHLHLDDEAGAQSVADCFKALFHMP; this is translated from the coding sequence ATGAGCCTGCACTGCGAAGAGGTTCGCCTCAATCTGCCCCATATCGAGCTGGCCGCCCACCTCTACGGGCCGGAGGACGGCCTGCCGGTGCTGGCCCTGCATGGCTGGCTGGACAATGCCATGAGCTTCTCCCGCCTGGCGCCGCACCTGGCGGGACTGCGCATCGTCGCCCTGGACTTCGCCGGCCACGGGCATTCCGCCCACCGACCGGCCGGCCTGGGCTACAGCCACTGGGAGCATGCCTGCGACGTGCTGCAGGTCGCCGAGCAGTTCGGCTGGCAGCGCTTTTCCCTGCTCGGCCACTCCATGGGTGCCATCGTCGCCGTGCTGCTGGCCGGTGCGCTGCCGGAGCGGATCGAGCGGCTGGCGCTGATCGACGGCGGCATGCCGATCACCCGCGAGGCCGCACAGGCTCCGCTGCAGCTCGGCGATGCCCTGCGCGGGCACCTGGCGTTGGCCGGCAAGCGCAAGCCGGTCTACGAGAGCATCGAGCGGGCGGTGCAGGCCCGCCTGCACGGGATGGCCGCGCTGAGCCGCGAGGCTGCCGAGCGGCTCGCCGAGCGTGGCCTGATGCCGGTGCCCGGCGGCTACACCTGGCGCGCCGATAGCCGCCTGCGCCTGCCCCATGCGCTGCGTCTGGACCCGGCCCAGGCCGAGGCGTTCTTCCGCGCCGTGCGCTGTCCGGTGAGTCTGGTGCTGGCCCGCGAGGGGCTGCTGGCCGGCCGGCCAGCACTGGCGGCGCTGCTGAAGCAGCTATCCTTCGAGGTGCACGAGCTGCCCGGCGGGCATCATCTGCATCTGGACGACGAGGCCGGCGCCCAGTCGGTAGCAGACTGTTTCAAAGCCTTGTTCCATATGCCTTGA